A single region of the Pyxidicoccus trucidator genome encodes:
- a CDS encoding sigma-70 family RNA polymerase sigma factor — protein sequence MLRAAAWRGGVFSHLKGAMELENLLLETFARAFEPRTRAAYDGTRPYGHFLMGIARNVLLEEMRNREVAVGLEPFGGEVEEEGGGLTQTLEDREVEALVAGFKEGLSTEERRLFELRFGEGLPQETAASRMGLTRIQVRRREHGIKTRLLGFLQARGYLEGLETRGWSFFRRRGDS from the coding sequence ATGCTGAGGGCAGCCGCCTGGCGAGGAGGCGTCTTCTCCCACCTGAAGGGTGCGATGGAGCTGGAGAACCTCCTGCTGGAGACGTTCGCCCGCGCCTTCGAGCCCCGGACGCGCGCGGCGTACGACGGCACGCGGCCGTACGGCCACTTCCTCATGGGCATCGCCCGCAACGTGCTGCTGGAGGAGATGCGCAACCGCGAGGTGGCGGTGGGGCTGGAGCCCTTCGGGGGCGAGGTGGAGGAGGAGGGCGGCGGGCTGACGCAGACGCTGGAGGACCGGGAGGTGGAGGCGCTGGTGGCGGGCTTCAAGGAAGGACTCTCCACGGAGGAGCGGCGGCTGTTCGAGCTGCGCTTCGGAGAGGGGCTGCCGCAGGAGACGGCGGCCAGCCGCATGGGGCTCACCCGCATCCAGGTGCGGCGACGGGAGCATGGCATCAAGACGCGGCTGCTCGGGTTCCTCCAGGCCCGCGGCTACCTGGAGGGACTGGAGACCCGGGGTTGGAGCTTCTTCAGACGGCGAGGCGATTCATGA
- a CDS encoding DUF4846 domain-containing protein, with the protein MLALLLPGTVTASGPEPRAPTREELARYSWLSAEAKVRPLEAAIPPPEGYKRVAVEQGSFGAWLRGLPLRPEGTPVRDFQGGRILAGDDSRQAAVAELDVGTANLQQCADSVMRLHAEWLWSSQQRERIAYRFTSGDLASWPRYAAGDRARVSGSKVAWVRSAQADASRAAFRAYLDLVFTYAGTLTLESLKGRPSRESVRPGDFFVLGGSPGHVVLVLDVAADGKGRRVALLGQGFMPAQDFHVLSPGGDDAPWFPLDGDAVKTPFWKPFPWSSLRRFP; encoded by the coding sequence GTGCTGGCGCTGCTCCTCCCGGGGACGGTGACGGCCTCCGGGCCCGAGCCCCGGGCCCCCACCCGCGAGGAGCTGGCGCGCTACTCCTGGCTGTCCGCCGAGGCGAAGGTCCGTCCGCTGGAGGCCGCCATTCCACCTCCGGAGGGCTACAAGCGGGTCGCGGTGGAGCAGGGCTCCTTCGGCGCGTGGCTGCGCGGGCTGCCGCTGCGTCCGGAGGGCACCCCGGTGCGCGACTTCCAGGGCGGACGGATTCTGGCCGGCGACGACTCGCGGCAGGCGGCGGTGGCGGAATTGGACGTGGGCACGGCGAACCTCCAGCAGTGCGCGGACTCGGTGATGCGCCTCCACGCGGAGTGGCTCTGGTCCAGTCAGCAGCGCGAGCGCATCGCCTACCGCTTCACCAGCGGCGACCTGGCCTCGTGGCCCCGCTACGCGGCGGGGGACAGGGCGCGAGTCTCGGGCTCGAAGGTGGCGTGGGTGCGGAGCGCGCAGGCGGACGCGTCGCGCGCCGCGTTCCGTGCCTACCTGGACCTGGTCTTCACCTACGCTGGCACGCTGACGCTGGAGTCCCTCAAGGGCCGTCCCTCGCGAGAGAGCGTGCGGCCCGGAGACTTCTTCGTGCTGGGCGGCAGCCCGGGGCACGTGGTGCTGGTGCTGGACGTGGCGGCGGACGGGAAGGGCCGGCGGGTGGCGTTGCTGGGCCAGGGCTTCATGCCCGCGCAGGACTTCCACGTGCTCTCTCCGGGCGGAGACGACGCGCCCTGGTTCCCGCTGGACGGCGACGCGGTGAAGACGCCCTTCTGGAAGCCCTTCCCGTGGTCCTCGCTGCGCCGCTTTCCGTGA
- a CDS encoding Ig domain-containing protein, whose protein sequence is MSRVLPGVLLLLCVAACTFAPDLSRYAVCDAQGGCPSGSTCLTSESRCVPDCGGAETCGAPDPLPVADGGDAGDDAGVDAGDDAGVDAGDDAGADAGAGTDAGEGGDGGADSGVDGGDVVEPLGLDPDALVTGREMTAYSGRLRARGGKPPYVFSATAALPAGLTLNAEGDVTGTPTAAGVFSLSVNVTDQGTPPRQASGSIPLRVYPLLWLAGPGTLADAPTNKAYAESLSATGGRPPYRFALADGSTLPVGLRLAEEGQVTGTSGQVGKVEFTVTVTDSDWPPQESTRRLSVTTANAGLALLMMTQALPDGRVGTVYSYTLRYAGGTGPYKWTLQGAMPPGLFFDADQGRIYGTPEQSDDYPVSITLSDLLQVVPRTLTLVVKE, encoded by the coding sequence ATGAGCCGCGTCCTTCCAGGCGTGCTGCTCCTCCTGTGCGTGGCGGCGTGTACCTTCGCGCCGGACCTGTCCCGCTACGCCGTGTGTGACGCGCAGGGCGGCTGTCCCTCGGGCTCCACGTGCCTGACGTCGGAGTCACGCTGCGTGCCCGACTGTGGTGGGGCGGAGACATGCGGCGCCCCGGACCCGCTGCCTGTCGCGGATGGCGGCGACGCGGGCGACGATGCCGGTGTCGACGCGGGCGACGATGCCGGTGTCGATGCCGGCGACGACGCGGGCGCTGACGCGGGAGCCGGGACGGATGCGGGGGAGGGCGGGGACGGAGGCGCTGACTCGGGCGTGGATGGAGGTGACGTCGTGGAGCCGCTGGGCCTGGACCCGGACGCGCTCGTGACGGGGCGGGAGATGACGGCGTACAGCGGCCGTCTGCGCGCGCGGGGCGGCAAGCCCCCCTACGTGTTCAGCGCGACGGCGGCGCTGCCGGCGGGACTCACGCTCAACGCGGAGGGTGACGTCACCGGCACGCCGACAGCCGCGGGGGTCTTCTCCCTGTCCGTCAACGTGACGGACCAGGGCACACCTCCGAGGCAGGCGAGTGGAAGCATTCCCCTGCGGGTCTACCCCCTGCTCTGGCTGGCCGGGCCGGGGACACTCGCGGACGCGCCGACGAACAAGGCCTACGCGGAGTCCCTGTCCGCCACCGGAGGCAGGCCGCCGTACCGCTTCGCCCTGGCGGATGGCAGCACCCTGCCTGTCGGCTTGCGGCTGGCCGAGGAGGGCCAGGTGACGGGGACGTCCGGGCAGGTGGGCAAGGTGGAGTTCACGGTGACGGTGACGGACAGTGACTGGCCGCCGCAGGAGTCCACGCGCCGGTTGTCGGTGACGACGGCCAATGCGGGGCTGGCCCTGCTGATGATGACGCAAGCGCTGCCGGATGGGCGCGTGGGGACGGTGTACAGCTACACGCTGCGCTACGCCGGTGGAACGGGCCCGTACAAGTGGACCCTCCAGGGGGCGATGCCGCCGGGGCTCTTCTTCGATGCGGACCAGGGGCGCATCTACGGCACGCCCGAGCAGTCCGATGACTATCCGGTCTCCATCACCCTGTCGGACCTGCTCCAGGTGGTGCCGCGCACCCTGACGCTCGTCGTGAAGGAGTGA
- a CDS encoding nitrilase-related carbon-nitrogen hydrolase: protein MEKRRQLEIQTVTVSYERRSKEAPVMLHLSQEWRQRDAEAFKQVFIDTLDHIPESADLVVLSEHPDAHAATAALQAFAKERNHLLVVPFGVKAFEGETCSNRVGVFWPGGHILLDKLSLSSDDQEGKVVAGKTLFLFDTPLGRMAVLNCHEYTHVDLLEELAEHEVEIIVVVTVNQASRLYWDYALADAHRLFSFIIIGNIADYGGAAVFAPFRNQGTPLRLGSRLLHTRGPAQLRADVELNVAQLKELREGYRRQGDAFQIATLVAVVPPERFLFSADDRAPYLRNGTEESNALDRVVFRPVPAAAPASRSARIAVAQLEAPSLNAYLETGYRFSRAREYPVFREVLRQHLATLEQRLTLRNQQLDFLVFPEVFLPREMFQEVQEFAVRQGTIVIAGAEYADPDPDRLRTEGLHGANECAIFIPQRKGSGECQVHTYRKLTRSQYDARRPGPGGKLGDKFPLDLGNRLLRFHHPAYGDFGVLICYDFSHLDIVRSLNLAGGREPCELLFVVSYNPDAELYRACCIADAHRFYQYVVMCNVANFGGSGVFGPVRTPGARQVITEAGKGMEGILMAEVDLEGLRKARRTEDALLKGGLFQRRPGILHGRILPARSTRGAAQPRPATPA from the coding sequence ATGGAGAAGCGCCGGCAGTTGGAGATCCAGACCGTGACGGTGAGCTACGAGCGCCGGAGCAAGGAAGCGCCGGTCATGCTCCACCTCAGTCAGGAATGGAGGCAGCGGGACGCGGAGGCCTTCAAGCAGGTCTTCATCGACACGCTCGACCACATTCCAGAGAGCGCGGACCTGGTGGTGCTCTCAGAGCATCCGGATGCTCACGCCGCCACAGCGGCCTTGCAGGCGTTCGCCAAGGAGCGCAACCACCTCCTGGTGGTTCCCTTCGGAGTGAAGGCCTTCGAGGGAGAGACGTGCAGCAACCGGGTCGGGGTGTTCTGGCCCGGAGGGCACATCCTGCTCGACAAGCTGTCCCTGTCCTCGGATGACCAGGAGGGAAAGGTGGTGGCGGGCAAGACCCTGTTCCTCTTCGACACCCCGCTGGGACGCATGGCGGTGCTCAACTGCCACGAGTACACCCATGTGGATCTCCTCGAAGAGCTCGCCGAGCACGAGGTGGAAATCATCGTCGTGGTGACGGTCAACCAGGCCTCCCGGTTGTACTGGGACTACGCGCTGGCGGACGCCCATCGGCTGTTCAGCTTCATCATCATCGGCAACATCGCGGACTACGGCGGAGCCGCGGTGTTCGCGCCCTTCCGCAATCAGGGCACTCCCCTGCGGCTTGGCAGCCGCCTGCTCCACACCCGTGGCCCCGCCCAGCTTCGCGCCGACGTGGAGCTGAACGTGGCGCAGCTGAAGGAGCTGCGGGAGGGCTACCGCCGCCAGGGCGATGCCTTCCAGATTGCCACCCTCGTGGCGGTCGTTCCGCCAGAACGGTTCCTGTTCAGCGCCGACGACCGTGCGCCCTACCTGCGGAACGGCACGGAGGAGAGCAACGCCTTGGACCGGGTGGTGTTCCGGCCCGTGCCGGCGGCCGCTCCCGCCTCGCGAAGCGCCCGCATCGCGGTGGCCCAGTTGGAGGCCCCCTCGCTGAATGCCTACCTGGAGACGGGCTACCGCTTCTCGCGCGCCCGGGAGTACCCGGTCTTCCGGGAGGTGTTGCGCCAGCACCTCGCCACCCTGGAGCAACGCCTCACGCTCCGGAACCAGCAGCTCGACTTCCTGGTGTTCCCCGAGGTGTTCCTGCCGCGAGAGATGTTCCAGGAGGTGCAGGAGTTCGCCGTCCGGCAGGGGACCATCGTGATTGCGGGAGCGGAGTACGCGGACCCCGACCCGGACCGGCTCCGCACCGAGGGCCTCCACGGCGCGAATGAATGCGCCATCTTCATTCCTCAACGGAAGGGGAGCGGCGAATGCCAGGTCCATACCTACCGGAAGCTGACCCGCTCCCAGTATGACGCCCGCCGGCCCGGCCCGGGAGGCAAGCTGGGAGACAAGTTCCCACTGGACCTGGGGAACCGGCTCCTGCGCTTCCACCACCCCGCCTACGGGGATTTCGGCGTCCTCATCTGTTACGACTTCAGCCACCTGGACATCGTCCGGAGCCTCAACCTGGCTGGCGGTAGAGAGCCCTGCGAGCTGCTGTTCGTCGTTTCCTATAACCCAGACGCCGAACTCTACCGGGCCTGCTGCATCGCCGACGCGCACCGCTTCTACCAGTACGTGGTGATGTGCAACGTCGCGAACTTCGGCGGCAGTGGCGTGTTTGGCCCCGTCCGGACCCCGGGGGCCCGGCAGGTGATTACCGAGGCCGGCAAGGGAATGGAGGGAATCCTCATGGCCGAGGTGGACCTTGAAGGACTCCGGAAGGCACGAAGGACCGAGGACGCCCTGCTGAAGGGCGGTCTCTTCCAGCGGAGGCCCGGAATCCTGCACGGGCGAATCCTCCCTGCCCGGTCCACGCGCGGGGCTGCCCAGCCGAGGCCAGCCACCCCAGCGTGA
- a CDS encoding CDP-alcohol phosphatidyltransferase family protein: MHRRVSLALLNTLSLSRLLLAVAFIAISDAVVRAALVALAAFTDFLDGWIARHKGLATRIGALIDPVADRGFMVTAILVCYLDGLIALPEVLLLVVRDIGTAIGFIVARVVPGLRPVELKARLLGKVVTTLQLLALLCVLLFPPAVSPLVALIGVLSLASVVDYSRAVLRARPRLRASSRADVHGGTAEGPSSMPTARK, from the coding sequence ATGCACCGCCGGGTGAGCCTCGCACTGCTCAACACCTTGTCGCTGTCGCGCCTGCTGCTGGCGGTGGCGTTCATCGCCATTTCCGACGCGGTGGTGCGCGCGGCGCTGGTGGCGCTGGCGGCCTTCACCGACTTCCTGGACGGCTGGATTGCGCGGCACAAGGGGCTCGCCACGCGCATCGGCGCGCTCATCGACCCGGTGGCCGACCGGGGCTTCATGGTGACGGCCATCCTCGTCTGCTACCTCGACGGACTCATCGCCCTGCCGGAGGTGCTGCTGCTGGTGGTGCGCGACATCGGCACCGCCATCGGCTTCATCGTGGCGCGCGTGGTGCCGGGCCTGCGGCCGGTGGAGCTCAAGGCGCGGCTGCTCGGCAAGGTCGTCACGACGCTGCAGTTGCTGGCCCTGCTGTGCGTGCTGCTCTTCCCGCCCGCGGTGTCGCCGCTCGTCGCGCTCATTGGCGTGCTGTCGCTCGCTTCGGTGGTGGACTACTCGCGCGCGGTGCTGCGCGCGCGGCCCCGCCTCCGCGCGTCTTCACGGGCCGACGTGCACGGCGGCACGGCGGAGGGGCCGTCCTCCATGCCCACGGCGCGCAAGTAG
- a CDS encoding fatty acid desaturase family protein — protein MYAEVVDEADTQYSRRVDRKALAAVTREMSQVSNGRALWALACQWLGIAASFAFVLTVDRWWAWPIAAVIIASRQHALLALMHESAHYHFLSNRKVSDVVSDLLCAFPLNMTTAGYRHEHMLHHRYVNTPQDPYWVGQLPDASWHFPRTPLRAAAVFLGDALGLYAPNHLKVVMPWTYWGRLVGKAKPQISAFEHARYWFYVATLVTVLVTTGAWLHWLLLWVMPTTTVMMAFFRMRALGEHPLDANPQGDETRETRDVEGTVLENFFVAPLNVNYHLTHHTFPSVPFYNLPLMHKELEKTGLLEVGVNHFDSYLGSENSLIQHLTRTPGLSAAEASASQQQDMGQPLLS, from the coding sequence ATGTACGCTGAAGTCGTTGACGAGGCCGACACGCAGTACTCCCGCCGGGTTGATCGCAAGGCTCTGGCGGCCGTCACGCGTGAGATGTCGCAGGTGAGCAACGGCCGGGCGCTGTGGGCGCTCGCCTGCCAGTGGCTGGGCATCGCCGCCAGCTTTGCCTTCGTCCTCACGGTGGACCGCTGGTGGGCGTGGCCCATCGCCGCGGTCATCATCGCCTCGCGGCAGCACGCGCTGCTGGCGCTGATGCACGAGTCGGCGCACTACCACTTCCTGTCCAACCGGAAGGTGTCCGACGTGGTCAGCGACCTGCTCTGTGCCTTCCCGCTGAACATGACGACGGCGGGCTACCGGCACGAGCACATGCTGCACCACCGCTATGTCAACACGCCGCAGGACCCGTACTGGGTCGGCCAGCTGCCGGACGCCTCGTGGCACTTCCCGCGCACGCCGCTACGCGCGGCGGCCGTCTTCCTGGGCGACGCGCTGGGCCTCTACGCGCCCAACCACCTGAAGGTGGTAATGCCGTGGACGTACTGGGGCCGCCTCGTCGGCAAGGCGAAGCCGCAAATCTCCGCCTTCGAGCACGCCCGCTACTGGTTCTACGTGGCCACGCTCGTCACCGTGCTGGTGACGACGGGCGCGTGGCTGCACTGGCTGCTGCTGTGGGTCATGCCCACCACGACGGTGATGATGGCCTTCTTCCGGATGCGTGCGCTGGGCGAGCATCCCCTCGACGCGAACCCGCAGGGCGACGAGACGCGCGAGACGCGCGACGTGGAGGGCACCGTGCTGGAGAACTTCTTCGTGGCGCCCCTCAACGTGAACTACCACCTCACCCACCACACCTTCCCGTCCGTGCCCTTCTACAACCTGCCCCTGATGCACAAGGAGCTGGAGAAGACGGGCCTGCTGGAGGTCGGGGTGAACCACTTCGACTCGTACCTGGGCAGCGAGAACAGCCTCATCCAGCACCTCACGCGCACCCCTGGGCTCTCCGCCGCCGAGGCCTCCGCCTCGCAGCAGCAGGACATGGGCCAGCCGCTGCTGTCGTAG
- a CDS encoding DUF5953 family protein, which translates to MTAKRKITLIVYAPALVGDDNRPVAVVHGMERAFPGLRMEWRVSEDGRPIALPQRDAWLAEVTKDGGFPLVCNGDESYPVMISGWELPAGSSPGGQAQFEVHAQLPPDAVGVAAVADVLEAVAGSARAYWGHATPFRASVDIARQTRNRPNDLEPPP; encoded by the coding sequence ATGACAGCCAAGCGAAAAATCACCCTCATCGTCTACGCGCCTGCGCTCGTGGGTGACGACAACCGCCCTGTGGCCGTGGTTCATGGGATGGAGCGTGCATTCCCTGGCCTGCGCATGGAGTGGAGAGTTTCCGAAGACGGGCGCCCCATCGCATTGCCGCAGCGCGACGCGTGGCTCGCAGAAGTGACTAAAGACGGGGGGTTCCCGCTCGTGTGCAATGGTGACGAGAGCTACCCCGTGATGATTTCCGGGTGGGAACTACCAGCGGGCAGCTCGCCAGGAGGTCAGGCTCAATTTGAGGTCCATGCGCAATTGCCACCGGATGCAGTAGGAGTCGCGGCGGTGGCGGATGTGCTGGAGGCCGTGGCGGGAAGCGCACGCGCGTACTGGGGGCATGCCACGCCGTTCAGGGCGAGCGTGGACATCGCGCGCCAGACGAGGAATCGGCCAAACGACTTGGAGCCGCCCCCTTGA
- a CDS encoding DsbA family protein — MSKASVWVSLAVGLVLGFVGGRVGRPSDASAGVVDARGAPTAAKAPAARQRPPISPTVYKVPLEGSLAAGTEDALVTVVEFSDYECPFCSRAHGTVKQLQQKYGKKLRVVMKHHPLPNHPRARPAALAALAAGEQGKFWEMHDVLFSNARAMQDADLERYARELGLDVERWKKDLADPRLAERIRKDEALASQVGATGTPAFFVNGRFISGAQPLEVFTTVVDEELGKAEALVKGGVRPTEVYARVIEKGMDRPPAPNAPAQQEAAVQKVEVGNAPARGPANAPVTLVAFSDFECPFCSRAVPTLKALEEEYGGKLRVAFKHQPLPNHPNAKLAAAASLAAHEQGKFWEFHDLMFANQRQLDRASLEGYARQLGLNESRFKAALDSGKFDAQVAADSSEGTRIGASATPTFFINGRPVVGALPIDQFRRVIDEELKKSGVAAR, encoded by the coding sequence GTGTCCAAAGCATCCGTGTGGGTGAGCCTCGCCGTGGGGCTCGTGCTGGGTTTCGTGGGGGGCCGGGTGGGCCGTCCGTCCGACGCGTCCGCGGGCGTCGTCGACGCGCGTGGAGCCCCGACGGCCGCGAAGGCACCTGCCGCCCGGCAACGGCCGCCGATTTCGCCCACCGTCTACAAGGTGCCGCTGGAGGGCTCGCTGGCGGCGGGGACGGAGGACGCGCTCGTCACGGTGGTGGAGTTCTCCGACTACGAGTGCCCCTTCTGCTCGCGCGCGCACGGGACGGTGAAGCAGCTCCAGCAGAAGTACGGGAAGAAGCTGCGCGTGGTGATGAAGCACCACCCGCTGCCCAACCACCCGCGCGCCCGTCCCGCCGCGCTGGCCGCGCTGGCCGCCGGGGAGCAGGGGAAGTTCTGGGAGATGCATGACGTCCTCTTCTCCAACGCCCGGGCGATGCAGGACGCCGACCTGGAGCGCTACGCGCGCGAGCTGGGGCTGGACGTGGAGCGCTGGAAGAAGGACCTGGCCGACCCGCGGCTGGCCGAGCGCATCCGCAAGGACGAGGCGCTGGCGTCGCAGGTGGGCGCCACCGGGACGCCGGCCTTCTTCGTGAATGGCCGCTTCATCAGCGGTGCGCAGCCGCTGGAGGTCTTCACCACCGTGGTGGACGAGGAGCTGGGCAAGGCGGAGGCGCTGGTGAAGGGCGGCGTGCGTCCGACGGAGGTGTATGCGCGCGTCATCGAGAAGGGCATGGACCGGCCGCCCGCGCCGAACGCGCCCGCGCAGCAAGAGGCGGCGGTGCAGAAGGTGGAGGTGGGCAATGCGCCCGCGCGTGGCCCGGCGAACGCGCCGGTGACGCTGGTGGCGTTCTCCGACTTCGAGTGCCCCTTCTGCTCCCGCGCGGTGCCGACGCTGAAGGCGCTGGAGGAGGAGTACGGCGGCAAGCTGCGCGTGGCCTTCAAGCACCAGCCGCTGCCGAACCACCCGAACGCGAAGCTGGCGGCGGCCGCGTCCCTGGCCGCGCATGAGCAGGGGAAGTTCTGGGAGTTCCACGACCTGATGTTCGCGAACCAGCGGCAACTGGACCGCGCGTCGCTGGAGGGCTACGCGCGGCAGCTCGGCCTGAACGAGTCGCGCTTCAAGGCGGCGCTGGACTCCGGGAAGTTCGACGCGCAGGTGGCGGCGGACTCCAGCGAGGGTACGCGCATCGGTGCTTCGGCCACGCCCACCTTCTTCATCAACGGGCGTCCGGTGGTGGGGGCACTGCCGATTGACCAGTTCCGCCGTGTCATCGACGAGGAGCTGAAGAAGTCCGGCGTGGCGGCGCGGTAG
- a CDS encoding caspase family protein yields the protein MRILLRAPLTALWVALLSAVPASAAPGSGAYALIVAHNGGLDRTQAPLRYADDDGARYYELLAPRVREAVLLSVLDEETQVLHPGLAAQTRPPTRAALKEALTRLNARMAEDRARGERPVLYFVFAGHGKRGAAGEGAVSLLDGAFTRTDLFQGVLAPSKAAFIHLIVDACDSYYFVHSRGALPVGPAHAEVVKGLLATRELDRYPQVGVVLSTSTEQESHEWSAIRSGVFSHLVRSALTGAADVNADGRVEYSELHAFVAAASQGTEDVRGKLASFVRPPALDRSAVLADLGTRTALGYLLVPPGMEGRLWVEDSRGIRVAEFHKERERSLVLALPPGRGYFVRTRGREAAFAFAKAGAVVDAGGLEWRETTLASRGAVQDSLRDKLFSVPFGSRFYRGYVASLELPPVAPDEGPDLSP from the coding sequence ATGAGAATCCTCCTTCGCGCCCCGCTCACGGCCCTCTGGGTGGCGCTCCTCTCCGCGGTCCCCGCCAGCGCCGCGCCCGGGAGCGGGGCCTATGCCCTCATCGTCGCCCACAACGGTGGGCTGGACCGGACCCAGGCCCCCCTGCGGTACGCGGACGATGACGGCGCGCGCTATTACGAATTGCTGGCCCCCCGGGTGCGCGAGGCGGTGCTGCTGAGCGTCCTGGACGAGGAGACGCAGGTGCTCCACCCGGGGCTGGCGGCCCAGACGCGTCCTCCCACCCGCGCGGCCTTGAAGGAGGCCCTCACGCGGCTGAACGCGCGGATGGCGGAGGACCGGGCCCGGGGCGAGCGCCCGGTGCTGTACTTCGTCTTCGCCGGCCACGGGAAGCGCGGGGCCGCGGGCGAGGGGGCGGTGAGCCTGCTGGACGGGGCCTTCACGCGCACGGACCTGTTCCAGGGGGTGCTCGCGCCCAGCAAGGCCGCGTTCATCCACCTCATCGTGGACGCGTGTGACTCCTATTACTTCGTCCACTCGCGGGGCGCGCTGCCGGTGGGCCCCGCGCACGCGGAGGTGGTGAAGGGCCTGCTGGCGACGCGCGAGCTGGACCGCTACCCGCAGGTGGGCGTGGTGCTGTCCACCTCCACCGAGCAGGAGAGCCACGAGTGGAGCGCCATCCGCTCGGGCGTCTTCAGCCACCTGGTGCGCTCGGCGCTGACGGGCGCGGCGGACGTCAACGCGGACGGGCGCGTGGAGTACTCGGAGCTGCACGCCTTCGTCGCCGCCGCCAGCCAGGGCACGGAGGACGTGCGCGGGAAGCTCGCGTCGTTCGTCCGGCCTCCCGCGCTGGATCGCTCGGCGGTGCTGGCGGACCTGGGCACGCGTACGGCGCTGGGCTACCTGCTGGTGCCCCCGGGCATGGAGGGGCGGCTGTGGGTGGAGGACTCGCGGGGCATTCGCGTGGCGGAGTTCCACAAGGAGCGGGAGCGCTCGCTGGTGCTGGCGCTGCCGCCGGGCCGCGGCTACTTCGTGCGCACGCGGGGGCGTGAGGCGGCCTTCGCCTTCGCCAAGGCGGGCGCGGTGGTGGACGCGGGCGGGCTGGAGTGGCGCGAGACGACCTTGGCCTCGCGCGGGGCGGTGCAGGACTCGCTGCGGGACAAGCTCTTCTCGGTGCCCTTCGGCTCGCGCTTCTACCGGGGCTACGTGGCCAGCCTCGAGCTGCCGCCCGTGGCGCCCGACGAAGGGCCGGACCTGTCGCCATGA
- a CDS encoding GNAT family N-acetyltransferase gives MPSSRFYAGEQDLRAMTRLVSEAHAAHGPHVECTVGDLDWRMYRNAFVRPEQNVRLWHDERGHLVGFAWGYVNGDVDLLIHPREHAATLVPQMLEWAQAWFPTRGASDERPLHVWELESNTPLTRALEQQGWRRSEDCYLHLAQPTADTGTAPLPPGYIVRNVRGPEETAARAEVHRRAFGTERVTTEVYQRVMRASHYRAHLDLVAEAPDGSLAALALCWLDPENGLGEFEPVATAPAHRRKGLARALLQEGRRRLWKAGARTALVYAHAANPASVALYESAGFRVIDRNWGYVAP, from the coding sequence ATGCCGTCCTCACGTTTCTATGCGGGTGAGCAGGACCTGCGAGCCATGACACGCCTGGTGTCCGAGGCCCATGCCGCGCATGGGCCCCACGTCGAGTGCACCGTGGGAGACCTCGACTGGCGCATGTACCGCAATGCCTTCGTGCGGCCCGAACAGAACGTGCGCCTCTGGCATGACGAGCGCGGGCACCTGGTGGGCTTCGCCTGGGGCTATGTGAATGGCGACGTCGACCTGCTCATCCATCCTCGAGAGCACGCCGCCACCCTGGTGCCCCAGATGCTCGAGTGGGCACAAGCGTGGTTCCCCACGCGCGGTGCCTCCGACGAGCGTCCGCTTCATGTCTGGGAATTGGAGAGCAACACGCCCCTGACCCGCGCGCTGGAGCAACAGGGCTGGCGGCGCTCCGAAGACTGCTACCTCCACCTGGCCCAGCCAACGGCGGACACCGGCACCGCGCCCCTGCCCCCCGGCTACATCGTCCGAAACGTGCGAGGCCCCGAGGAGACCGCCGCGCGCGCCGAGGTCCATCGCCGGGCCTTCGGCACCGAGCGCGTCACCACCGAGGTGTACCAGCGGGTGATGCGCGCCTCCCACTACCGCGCGCACCTGGACCTGGTGGCCGAGGCGCCAGACGGCTCGCTGGCCGCGCTGGCGCTGTGCTGGCTGGACCCGGAGAACGGCCTGGGCGAGTTCGAGCCCGTCGCGACAGCGCCGGCGCACCGCCGCAAGGGCCTGGCTCGGGCATTGCTCCAGGAAGGGCGGAGACGCCTGTGGAAGGCGGGAGCCAGGACGGCGCTGGTCTATGCCCATGCCGCCAATCCCGCCTCCGTGGCACTCTACGAGTCGGCGGGCTTTCGCGTCATCGACCGGAACTGGGGCTACGTGGCGCCCTGA